The following proteins come from a genomic window of Helicobacter canadensis MIT 98-5491:
- a CDS encoding proline--tRNA ligase produces MRFSKFFIPTFKEVPKDVILKSHEYLLRGGFIQQIGSGIYNFLPLGKKVLDKISRIVKNKMDEAGANEVLLGCVTPASLWQASGRYDRYGKELLRFKDRKENEFVFGPTHEETITELAKTYIKSYKQLPLHFYQIQTKFRDEIRPRFGLMRGREFIMKDGYSFHSNYEDLKREFDVMEKTYSAIFLELGLDFRAVEADSGAIGGSGSKEFMVLAESGEDTICVCDSCSYAANLEAANRLPKMPLTTPPEANFAKFHTPQIRTIESLAEFFKVDSYWTLKAVVKKALFDGGKSEFVFFFLRGCDSLNETKALNAINGANEIVDASEEELRKLGLFPRFIGPYALRNLTQSPYIYFDLELQNAKNLICGANEEDYHFVGVDLGLFEGLEFKDLLEVKEGDYCKECHKGKLYFTKGIEVGHIFQLGEKYSQAMEATFLDEEGKAKPFVMGCYGIGISRLLAAIIEQNHDEKGMKWTATTAPFLLDIVVSNIKDENQSELAEKIYHALSANGIECLLDDRKERYGAKMADFELIGIPYALIVGKGVEEGKIELVCRKNLEKINLEIADFESLIEKIKQNLQM; encoded by the coding sequence ATGAGATTTTCTAAATTTTTTATTCCGACTTTTAAAGAAGTTCCAAAAGATGTGATATTAAAAAGCCACGAATATTTATTAAGAGGCGGTTTTATTCAACAAATTGGGAGTGGAATCTATAATTTTTTGCCTTTGGGTAAAAAGGTGTTGGATAAAATTTCTAGAATTGTTAAAAATAAAATGGATGAAGCAGGAGCTAATGAAGTTTTATTAGGCTGTGTAACTCCAGCGAGTTTATGGCAAGCAAGTGGTCGCTATGATCGTTATGGAAAGGAGCTTTTGAGATTTAAAGATCGCAAAGAAAATGAATTTGTCTTTGGTCCTACGCATGAAGAAACAATCACAGAACTAGCAAAGACATATATTAAGAGTTATAAGCAATTACCTTTGCATTTTTATCAGATTCAAACTAAATTTCGCGATGAGATACGACCGAGATTTGGGTTAATGCGTGGAAGAGAATTTATTATGAAAGATGGCTATAGTTTTCATAGTAATTATGAAGACTTAAAGCGTGAATTTGATGTAATGGAAAAAACTTATAGTGCGATTTTTTTAGAACTTGGATTGGATTTTAGAGCAGTAGAAGCAGATAGTGGTGCAATTGGTGGAAGTGGTAGTAAGGAATTTATGGTATTAGCAGAGAGTGGGGAAGATACGATTTGCGTGTGTGATTCTTGTTCCTATGCAGCAAATTTAGAAGCAGCCAATCGCCTCCCTAAAATGCCTTTGACAACTCCTCCTGAAGCAAATTTTGCAAAATTTCATACTCCACAAATTAGGACTATTGAATCTTTGGCGGAGTTTTTTAAAGTTGATTCTTATTGGACTTTAAAAGCAGTGGTTAAGAAAGCTTTGTTTGATGGCGGAAAGAGTGAATTTGTATTTTTCTTTTTAAGGGGTTGTGATAGCCTTAATGAAACTAAGGCGCTTAATGCAATCAATGGGGCTAATGAAATAGTTGATGCAAGTGAGGAAGAGTTAAGAAAGCTTGGTTTATTTCCTAGATTTATTGGTCCTTATGCTTTGCGTAATCTCACTCAAAGTCCTTATATTTATTTTGACTTGGAATTACAAAATGCTAAGAATTTGATTTGTGGGGCTAATGAAGAGGATTATCACTTTGTGGGCGTGGATTTGGGGCTTTTTGAAGGTTTGGAGTTTAAGGATTTATTGGAAGTTAAAGAGGGAGATTATTGCAAGGAATGCCACAAAGGGAAGCTTTATTTTACTAAAGGCATTGAAGTGGGACATATTTTTCAATTAGGAGAAAAATATTCTCAAGCAATGGAAGCGACTTTTTTAGATGAAGAGGGCAAAGCAAAGCCTTTTGTTATGGGTTGTTATGGAATTGGAATCTCAAGGTTACTAGCAGCCATTATTGAACAAAATCACGATGAAAAAGGTATGAAATGGACAGCCACCACCGCACCTTTTTTGCTTGATATTGTGGTTTCAAATATTAAAGATGAAAATCAAAGTGAGTTAGCAGAAAAGATCTATCACGCCTTAAGTGCAAATGGAATAGAGTGTTTGCTAGATGATAGAAAAGAGCGTTATGGTGCTAAAATGGCTGATTTTGAGCTTATTGGGATTCCTTATGCGCTGATTGTGGGTAAAGGTGTAGAAGAGGGCAAGATTGAGCTTGTGTGTAGGAAGAATCTAGAAAAAATAAATTTAGAAATTGCTGATTTTGAATCATTGATAGAGAAGATTAAGCAGAATTTGCAAATGTGA
- the hemC gene encoding hydroxymethylbilane synthase, whose translation MQKIIIGTRGSVLALWQANFVKDSLEKQYPNLQVELKIVKTKGDKILDVPLAKIGGKGLFTKELEELMLKGEIDVAVHSLKDVPVEFVEGLGLAAITKREDVRDSFLSFKYKNLQELPQGAKVGTTSLRRVMQINTLRKDLDCMSLRGNVQTRLKRLKEGDFDAIILAQAGVNRLGIEGEVDCIAPLDFMIPAMGQAALGIECRVDSEVAKLLEFLNDTKASFETSAEREFVKTLEGGCQVPIGINATLEKDNLTIRAILGIPDGSRILKDAKVCAVSSLEDCKKAGRDFALEFIKKGAKEILQEAQKWEFIKA comes from the coding sequence ATGCAAAAAATTATCATAGGCACAAGGGGAAGCGTTTTAGCACTTTGGCAGGCAAATTTTGTAAAAGATTCTTTAGAGAAGCAATATCCTAATTTGCAAGTGGAATTAAAAATCGTTAAAACTAAGGGCGATAAGATTCTTGATGTGCCTTTAGCTAAGATTGGCGGAAAAGGGCTTTTTACTAAAGAATTAGAAGAGTTAATGCTAAAGGGTGAAATTGATGTGGCGGTGCATAGCCTAAAAGATGTCCCTGTGGAATTTGTTGAGGGGCTTGGTTTGGCTGCGATTACTAAGCGCGAGGATGTGCGAGATAGTTTTTTGAGTTTTAAATACAAAAACTTACAAGAATTGCCACAAGGTGCAAAAGTGGGGACAACTTCACTAAGGCGTGTAATGCAAATTAATACTTTACGAAAAGATTTGGATTGTATGAGTTTAAGAGGGAATGTGCAAACGCGACTTAAAAGGCTAAAAGAGGGGGATTTTGATGCTATTATTTTAGCACAAGCGGGAGTGAATCGCTTAGGGATTGAAGGGGAAGTGGATTGTATTGCGCCACTTGATTTTATGATTCCTGCTATGGGACAAGCGGCATTAGGGATTGAATGTAGAGTGGATAGCGAAGTTGCAAAATTACTTGAATTTTTAAACGACACAAAAGCTTCTTTTGAGACAAGTGCTGAGAGAGAGTTTGTAAAAACTTTGGAAGGTGGTTGCCAAGTCCCTATAGGCATTAATGCAACGCTTGAAAAAGATAATTTAACTATTAGGGCAATTTTGGGGATTCCTGATGGATCTAGGATTCTTAAAGATGCTAAAGTATGTGCCGTTTCTAGCTTGGAGGATTGTAAAAAAGCAGGGAGAGATTTTGCGCTAGAATTTATTAAAAAGGGAGCAAAAGAGATTCTGCAAGAAGCGCAAAAGTGGGAATTTATTAAAGCTTAG
- a CDS encoding fluoride efflux transporter FluC has protein sequence MNLYTIVLVGLGGFLGAVLRFLVYEVSFKISSFLANVTNMQFISLLATLFVNIVGSFALGFLFAYIQNEEFSLLSKDVLMSFFGVGLLGAFTTFSTFSYGNWLLLQNGLYGQLLLNILCNVGLCLLAVCGGFAIYKISG, from the coding sequence ATGAATTTATACACAATTGTATTGGTGGGTTTGGGTGGCTTTTTAGGAGCTGTGTTACGCTTTTTGGTTTATGAAGTGTCTTTTAAAATTTCTAGCTTTTTAGCTAATGTAACTAATATGCAATTTATTTCTTTGTTAGCTACATTGTTTGTTAATATTGTAGGTTCTTTTGCTTTGGGATTCTTGTTTGCTTATATCCAAAATGAAGAATTTAGTCTATTATCCAAAGATGTTTTAATGAGTTTCTTTGGTGTTGGGCTTTTGGGAGCATTTACGACTTTTTCTACTTTTTCGTATGGGAATTGGTTGCTTTTACAAAATGGATTGTATGGACAATTATTGCTTAATATTCTTTGTAATGTTGGACTTTGTCTTTTGGCTGTGTGTGGTGGATTTGCGATTTATAAAATTAGTGGGTAA
- a CDS encoding FxsA family protein: protein MRLVLLVMYLIIEVFVSYEVIYIIGVLGFVLEILVSAFLGFGILLNFRLFFGEALEKLRLKEMTYEAFVGSNIFRILGAILLILPGAFTDILGLLMQFSVFGLMLVKPFVKVDSAKQNSDIIDVEVIEKEIKD, encoded by the coding sequence ATGCGACTTGTTTTGCTTGTGATGTATTTGATTATTGAAGTATTTGTAAGTTATGAAGTGATTTATATAATCGGTGTTTTAGGATTTGTGCTAGAGATTCTTGTGAGTGCTTTTTTGGGATTTGGGATTTTATTGAATTTCCGATTGTTCTTTGGGGAAGCTTTGGAGAAGTTGCGTTTAAAAGAGATGACTTATGAGGCTTTTGTGGGATCTAATATTTTTAGAATCTTGGGGGCGATTTTATTGATTTTACCTGGTGCTTTTACTGATATTTTGGGTTTATTAATGCAATTTAGCGTTTTTGGCTTGATGCTTGTTAAGCCTTTTGTGAAAGTGGATTCTGCAAAACAAAATTCTGATATTATTGATGTGGAAGTTATAGAAAAAGAAATAAAGGATTAA